In Capillimicrobium parvum, a genomic segment contains:
- a CDS encoding glycosyltransferase family 39 protein encodes MRRSRRIPRPLLVLLLVTLVAGLAWTYAVPALQGADESAHFGYVQKIADAGEIPWRHSETGLLQAAYPPSVSTEQWTAWLWAGLEPLRGNVAARPLWTREDERIWRAVDDRTVGHDQKIDAIGNNAWLNPPLYYLTAAVPYKIAGGTLFDRLYAMRVYGVLLLMATVALTWLLAGEVFGRRRELQTVATAAVALQPVLLDVTTRVTPDALLVPLCAGALYLMAVIAQRGPGWRQVLALVAVVVAAGFTQGRALGLVAPAVFAMGVGWWRWRRGATATADGASPPSGSRLAAAAGGASSPSGSRLAAAAGGASPPSGSRLAAAAGGASPPRGSRLAAAAGWAVAVVVVLVVVAVYATRLRFGELTGFWSYLWQFYLPKLPGMSAPVGPEWGAQQVYLDRFFGTFVQFEVGFPRDLLNLVRDLIWVGLVLLAVAAWRRRRLLAGHAAAVLVLLVAAALVILSLHAAAFRSLLVNPADPVITGRYLLMLVPLYGVAIAGAASALPGRIRAAGTGALLAGLVLLQLSAFGIVVARFYA; translated from the coding sequence GTGCGCCGATCACGTCGCATCCCGCGGCCCCTGCTCGTTCTCCTGCTCGTGACGCTGGTCGCCGGGCTGGCGTGGACCTACGCCGTCCCGGCGCTGCAGGGCGCCGACGAGAGCGCGCACTTCGGCTACGTGCAGAAGATCGCCGACGCGGGGGAGATCCCGTGGCGCCACAGCGAGACGGGCCTGCTCCAGGCCGCGTACCCGCCGTCGGTGTCGACCGAGCAGTGGACGGCGTGGCTGTGGGCGGGGCTCGAGCCGCTGCGCGGCAACGTCGCCGCGCGTCCGCTGTGGACGAGGGAGGACGAGCGCATCTGGCGCGCGGTCGACGACCGCACCGTGGGCCATGACCAGAAGATCGACGCGATCGGCAACAACGCCTGGCTGAACCCGCCGCTGTACTACCTCACGGCGGCGGTGCCGTACAAGATCGCCGGGGGGACGCTCTTCGACCGGCTGTACGCGATGCGCGTCTACGGCGTGCTGCTGCTGATGGCGACCGTGGCGCTGACGTGGCTGCTCGCGGGCGAGGTGTTCGGCCGGCGGCGGGAGCTGCAGACGGTGGCGACGGCCGCGGTCGCGCTGCAGCCGGTGCTGCTCGACGTCACGACTCGCGTGACGCCCGACGCGCTGCTCGTGCCGTTGTGCGCTGGGGCGCTCTATCTGATGGCGGTGATCGCGCAGCGCGGCCCCGGGTGGCGCCAGGTGCTGGCGCTCGTGGCCGTGGTCGTGGCGGCGGGGTTCACGCAGGGGCGCGCGCTCGGGCTCGTCGCGCCGGCGGTGTTCGCGATGGGGGTGGGGTGGTGGCGGTGGCGCCGCGGCGCGACGGCCACCGCCGATGGCGCTTCCCCGCCCTCCGGCTCCCGGCTCGCGGCCGCCGCCGGTGGCGCTTCCTCGCCCTCCGGCTCCCGGCTCGCGGCCGCCGCCGGTGGCGCTTCCCCGCCCTCCGGCTCCCGGCTCGCGGCCGCCGCCGGTGGCGCTTCCCCGCCCCGCGGCTCCCGGCTCGCGGCCGCCGCCGGATGGGCGGTCGCCGTCGTCGTCGTCCTCGTCGTCGTCGCCGTCTACGCGACACGCCTGCGCTTCGGCGAGCTGACCGGCTTCTGGTCGTACCTGTGGCAGTTCTACCTGCCCAAGCTGCCCGGGATGTCCGCTCCGGTGGGGCCCGAGTGGGGCGCCCAGCAGGTCTACCTCGACCGCTTCTTCGGCACCTTCGTGCAGTTCGAGGTCGGCTTCCCGCGCGACCTGCTCAACCTGGTGCGCGACCTCATCTGGGTCGGCCTCGTCCTGCTCGCCGTGGCCGCCTGGCGACGCCGGCGCCTGCTCGCCGGCCACGCCGCCGCGGTGCTGGTGCTGCTCGTCGCCGCGGCGCTCGTGATCCTGTCGCTGCACGCCGCCGCGTTCCGCTCGCTGCTGGTCAACCCGGCCGATCCGGTCATCACCGGCCGGTACCTGCTCATGCTCGTGCCGCTCTACGGCGTGGCGATCGCGGGGGCGGCGTCGGCGCTGCCCGGCCGCATCCGCGCGGCCGGGACCGGCGCGCTGCTCGCCGGTCTCGTCCTGCTGCAGCTGAGTGCGTTCGGCATCGTGGTGGCGAGGTTCTATGCGTAA